The Microbacterium foliorum genome has a window encoding:
- a CDS encoding helix-turn-helix domain-containing protein produces the protein MVRMPLTPAEVERGERLGALLRRARGERSMLSVALDAGVSPETLRKIESGRVATPAFSTIAAIAGVLHLSLDAVWAEVEPAVPATVPATVHAPGHAQIAS, from the coding sequence ATGGTTCGGATGCCCCTCACTCCCGCCGAGGTCGAGCGCGGCGAGCGCCTGGGAGCCCTGCTGCGGCGCGCGCGCGGCGAGCGCTCTATGCTGAGCGTCGCCCTCGACGCCGGCGTGTCTCCCGAGACGCTGCGCAAGATCGAGTCGGGCCGCGTGGCCACCCCGGCGTTCTCGACGATCGCGGCGATCGCGGGTGTACTGCACCTGTCGCTCGACGCGGTGTGGGCCGAGGTGGAGCCCGCCGTGCCTGCCACCGTGCCTGCCACCGTGCATGCCCCCGGTCACGCGCAGATCGCGTCCTGA
- a CDS encoding glycosyltransferase family 2 protein — translation MSNSAAAAPAPAPLRVSVVVPVFKPGASFDDLIASLDRQTLDHSRFEVLLCDDGSGEETAARLVEIARDRPYIRVAYLAPSGWPGTPRNHGIDDARGTYIQFVDQDDWLYDGALEALCDYADLHGSDVILGKEMGIGRRLPARIFRKDIPNARLGDDPLLEMLTPHKMFRTAFLREKGIRFPDGKVRLEDHLFVMRAYFEASKISILASRPCYAWVKHPGSASAARIDPESYYPHLEAVLDLVERYTEPGRLRDRLLRHWFRGKVLKRLTGRQMVRYPDDYRERLLDVVAPLAERRFGPGVDAGLSFPNRIRAALLRADRRADLLTYARFEDEMECRATVTSARWSRGGGLHLTLAVSITHDGRDALVFEPGTGMLTSLPLAVDGLPTALLEAKKELQNDRVGLVLRDPAAGVERHISGTHPRKLDAVKVALDPLKVFDRDDRSTGAPLFVAVRRAGWTFDVPLTADAATLAAAGRSPLLAGRTCTPVVGPDGGVELRRQWPGGRLKDLAGRAARRLRSGSPKK, via the coding sequence ATGTCGAATTCTGCTGCCGCCGCGCCCGCACCCGCCCCTCTGCGCGTCAGCGTGGTCGTTCCCGTCTTCAAGCCGGGCGCATCGTTCGACGATCTGATCGCCTCGCTCGACCGGCAGACTCTCGACCACTCCCGGTTCGAGGTGCTGCTGTGCGACGACGGTTCGGGCGAGGAGACCGCCGCGCGGCTGGTCGAGATCGCGCGCGACCGCCCGTACATCCGCGTGGCTTACCTCGCTCCCTCCGGGTGGCCGGGCACCCCGCGCAACCACGGCATCGACGATGCGCGCGGCACCTACATCCAGTTCGTCGATCAGGACGACTGGCTCTACGACGGCGCGCTCGAGGCGCTGTGCGACTATGCCGATCTGCACGGGTCCGATGTGATCCTCGGCAAGGAGATGGGCATCGGTCGCCGACTGCCCGCCCGCATCTTCCGCAAGGACATCCCGAATGCCCGCCTCGGCGATGACCCGCTGCTCGAGATGCTCACCCCGCACAAGATGTTCCGCACGGCTTTCCTGCGCGAGAAGGGCATCCGCTTCCCCGACGGCAAGGTGCGGCTCGAAGACCACCTGTTCGTGATGCGCGCGTACTTCGAGGCCTCGAAGATCTCGATCCTCGCGAGTCGGCCGTGCTACGCCTGGGTGAAGCATCCGGGCAGTGCGAGCGCAGCGCGGATCGACCCCGAGTCGTATTACCCGCACCTCGAAGCCGTTCTCGATCTGGTCGAGCGCTACACCGAACCCGGTCGTCTTCGCGATCGTCTGCTGCGGCACTGGTTCCGCGGCAAGGTCCTGAAGCGTCTCACCGGCCGGCAGATGGTCCGCTACCCCGACGACTATCGCGAACGCCTGCTCGACGTGGTCGCTCCCCTCGCCGAGCGGCGATTCGGCCCGGGAGTCGACGCAGGCCTGTCGTTCCCGAACCGCATCCGCGCCGCCCTGCTGCGGGCCGATCGTCGGGCAGACCTGCTGACGTACGCCCGCTTCGAGGACGAGATGGAGTGTCGCGCCACCGTCACCTCAGCGCGCTGGTCGCGCGGAGGCGGCCTGCATCTGACGCTCGCGGTGTCGATCACACACGACGGTCGGGATGCACTGGTGTTCGAGCCGGGCACCGGCATGCTCACGTCGCTGCCCCTGGCTGTGGACGGTCTGCCGACCGCCCTGCTCGAGGCGAAGAAGGAACTGCAGAACGATCGGGTCGGACTGGTTCTGCGCGACCCGGCGGCGGGTGTCGAGCGACACATCTCGGGCACGCATCCGCGCAAGCTCGATGCCGTGAAGGTCGCGCTCGACCCGCTCAAGGTGTTCGACCGGGACGACCGATCGACCGGTGCGCCGTTGTTCGTGGCGGTGCGCCGAGCCGGCTGGACCTTCGATGTGCCCCTCACTGCGGATGCGGCGACGCTCGCCGCGGCCGGACGCTCGCCGCTGCTCGCCGGGCGCACCTGCACCCCGGTTGTCGGCCCCGACGGCGGCGTGGAGCTGCGCCGCCAGTGGCCGGGTGGCCGCCTCAAGGATCTCGCCGGTCGCGCCGCACGCCGCCTGCGGAGCGGATCGCCGAAGAAGTAA
- the map gene encoding type I methionyl aminopeptidase: protein MIEILDSDQLGRARDAGVLVGRILQALKVRARVGVNLLELDRWTKRMIENAGATSCYVDYAPSFGRGPFGHYLCTAVNDAVLHGMPHDYALLDGDLLTLDLAVTLRGISADAAISFVVGTTAASADLAMIDTTERALAAAIAVARPGARIGDLSQAIGAVLSTAGYPINLEFGGHGIGSTMHQDPHIANDGRAGRGYRLRPGLLLAIEPWVMADTDVLVTDADGWTLRSATGCRTAHTEHTIAITDAGAEVLTLAR from the coding sequence ATGATCGAGATCCTCGACAGCGACCAGCTGGGCCGCGCGCGGGATGCCGGCGTGCTGGTCGGCCGCATCCTGCAGGCGCTGAAGGTGCGGGCGCGCGTGGGGGTGAATCTGCTCGAGCTCGACCGGTGGACGAAGCGCATGATCGAGAATGCCGGGGCGACGTCATGCTACGTCGACTATGCCCCCTCGTTCGGCCGTGGGCCCTTCGGACACTATCTCTGCACCGCCGTGAACGACGCGGTGCTGCACGGTATGCCGCACGACTACGCCCTGCTCGACGGAGATCTGCTCACCCTCGACCTCGCGGTGACCCTGCGCGGGATCTCCGCCGATGCCGCGATCAGCTTCGTGGTGGGAACCACGGCGGCATCCGCAGACCTGGCGATGATCGACACGACCGAACGCGCGCTCGCCGCCGCCATAGCCGTGGCCCGCCCCGGCGCTCGCATCGGCGATCTCTCGCAGGCGATCGGCGCGGTGCTCAGCACGGCCGGATACCCGATCAACCTCGAGTTCGGCGGCCACGGCATCGGATCGACCATGCATCAGGATCCGCACATCGCCAACGACGGCCGTGCCGGTCGCGGCTATCGACTGCGCCCCGGCCTGCTGCTCGCGATCGAGCCGTGGGTCATGGCCGACACCGATGTGCTGGTGACCGACGCCGACGGATGGACCCTGCGCAGCGCGACGGGTTGCCGCACCGCCCACACCGAGCACACGATCGCGATCACGGATGCCGGCGCCGAGGTGCTCACGCTCGCCCGCTGA
- a CDS encoding PadR family transcriptional regulator, whose amino-acid sequence MNNAFPSNPFGGSGFGAGPGGPASAIFDAMDQLRKSFEQRPSGGSRMAKGDVRTAVLSLLAERPMHGYQIITEIADRSGGSWKPSAGSVYPTLQLLADEGLIEADEQNGRKTYSLTEAGRAVASEHTETRAPWEPQHKGENLHDNPRYSALPKAGVDLAAAAAAVGRSGSTEQVQQAVEILDEARRRLYSILAQD is encoded by the coding sequence ATGAACAACGCATTCCCCTCGAACCCGTTCGGCGGATCCGGCTTCGGCGCGGGCCCCGGCGGACCCGCATCCGCGATCTTCGATGCCATGGACCAGCTCCGCAAGTCGTTCGAGCAGCGCCCCAGCGGCGGCTCCCGCATGGCCAAGGGCGACGTCCGCACCGCCGTGCTCTCGCTCCTCGCCGAGCGGCCCATGCACGGCTACCAGATCATCACCGAGATCGCCGATCGCAGCGGTGGATCCTGGAAGCCCAGCGCCGGCTCCGTCTACCCGACGTTGCAGCTGCTCGCCGATGAGGGCCTGATCGAGGCCGATGAGCAGAACGGTCGCAAGACGTACTCGCTCACCGAGGCCGGCCGTGCAGTCGCATCCGAGCACACCGAGACCCGCGCTCCGTGGGAGCCGCAGCACAAGGGCGAGAATCTGCACGACAACCCGCGATACTCGGCACTGCCGAAGGCGGGCGTCGATCTGGCCGCCGCCGCGGCGGCCGTCGGACGCAGCGGCAGCACCGAGCAGGTGCAGCAGGCGGTCGAGATCCTCGACGAGGCCCGCCGTAGGCTGTACTCGATCCTCGCTCAGGACTGA
- a CDS encoding ABC1 kinase family protein, producing the protein MTDAAAHGAHRARYRRILSFAARELVKIWWFELILPRLGLRSVAERTRSSRMQRFARRFHVLAVELGGLMIKVGQFMSSRLDVLPPEITKELEGLQDEVPAVPFADIRRAAEAELGRPLTQAFAWFDETPVAAASLGQAHRARLTAQDAADTGLGHVVVKVQRPGIDEIVAVDLAVLRRVARWLTRVRLVADRVDAPGLIEEFAVTSLEEIDYLHEAASAERFRENFAGDARIGAPEIVWERSTRRVLTLSDVTAIKINDVEALRAAGIDPSEVADVFAEVMFDQVFTHSFVHADPHPGNIFVTPVPSEGSETERAGRNFRLTFIDFGMMAEVPDNLRAGLRTLLIAVAGRDSKGLVAAAQEIGVLLPSADTAELERALRALFARFGGMGFAELSTVDPREFADFADEFGDMVRSLPLQLPENMLLLIRAVSLTSGMCSSLDPTFNVWDAAEPYAGRLLRDESGNLMQEMAQQAMETMAVTYGLPKKIDAIITRVDDGNVTFDTSRLERRLDRLEGIARRIGSGVLFAAMLVGGALLVPSIAPLGITLICVSGLPLLHSVFAGVGRRAPR; encoded by the coding sequence ATGACGGATGCTGCGGCGCACGGCGCCCACCGTGCCCGGTACCGCCGCATCCTGTCGTTCGCGGCGCGCGAGCTCGTCAAGATCTGGTGGTTCGAGCTCATCCTGCCGCGCCTCGGGCTGCGCTCGGTCGCCGAGCGCACCCGCTCGTCGCGGATGCAGCGCTTCGCGAGGCGATTCCACGTGCTCGCGGTCGAGCTCGGCGGCCTGATGATCAAGGTCGGGCAGTTCATGTCCTCGCGCCTCGACGTGCTGCCGCCGGAGATCACGAAAGAGCTCGAAGGGCTGCAGGACGAGGTCCCGGCCGTGCCGTTCGCCGACATCCGACGGGCGGCCGAAGCCGAGCTCGGACGCCCGCTCACCCAGGCGTTCGCATGGTTCGATGAGACGCCCGTGGCCGCAGCATCCCTCGGTCAGGCGCATCGTGCGCGCCTGACCGCACAGGATGCCGCCGACACCGGTCTCGGGCACGTGGTCGTCAAGGTGCAGCGACCCGGCATCGACGAGATCGTCGCCGTCGACCTCGCGGTGCTGCGTCGAGTCGCGCGCTGGCTCACCCGCGTGCGACTGGTCGCAGACCGTGTCGACGCCCCGGGGCTCATCGAGGAGTTCGCGGTCACGAGCCTCGAAGAGATCGACTACCTGCACGAGGCGGCCAGCGCCGAGCGGTTCCGCGAGAACTTCGCCGGCGATGCGCGCATCGGCGCCCCCGAGATCGTGTGGGAGCGCTCGACCAGGCGCGTGCTCACCCTCTCCGATGTGACGGCGATCAAGATCAACGACGTCGAGGCGCTGCGGGCGGCCGGCATCGATCCGTCCGAGGTCGCCGACGTGTTCGCCGAGGTCATGTTCGACCAGGTGTTCACCCACAGCTTCGTCCATGCCGACCCGCACCCCGGCAACATCTTCGTGACGCCCGTGCCATCGGAAGGCTCCGAGACCGAGCGGGCGGGCCGGAACTTCCGCCTCACCTTCATCGACTTCGGGATGATGGCCGAGGTGCCCGACAACCTGCGCGCGGGCCTGCGCACCCTGCTCATCGCGGTCGCCGGTCGCGACAGCAAGGGTCTCGTCGCCGCCGCGCAGGAGATCGGCGTGCTGCTGCCCTCTGCCGACACCGCCGAGCTCGAGCGTGCGCTGCGTGCGCTGTTCGCCCGCTTCGGCGGCATGGGCTTCGCCGAGCTGAGCACCGTCGATCCGCGTGAGTTCGCGGACTTCGCCGACGAATTCGGCGACATGGTGCGCTCGCTGCCCCTGCAGCTCCCCGAGAACATGCTGCTGCTGATCCGTGCGGTCTCGCTCACCTCGGGCATGTGCTCGAGCCTGGATCCCACGTTCAACGTGTGGGATGCCGCCGAGCCGTACGCCGGGCGCCTGCTGCGCGACGAATCGGGCAACCTGATGCAGGAGATGGCACAGCAGGCGATGGAGACCATGGCGGTCACCTACGGTCTGCCGAAGAAGATCGACGCGATCATCACGCGCGTCGACGACGGCAACGTCACCTTCGACACTTCGCGTCTGGAGAGGCGTCTCGACCGGCTCGAGGGCATCGCCCGCCGTATCGGCTCAGGAGTGCTGTTCGCGGCGATGCTGGTCGGGGGAGCGCTGCTCGTCCCCTCGATCGCTCCGCTCGGCATCACGCTGATCTGCGTCTCGGGGCTGCCACTGCTGCACTCGGTCTTCGCGGGTGTGGGGCGCCGCGCACCGCGCTGA